A genomic stretch from Pochonia chlamydosporia 170 chromosome 4, whole genome shotgun sequence includes:
- a CDS encoding CoA-transferase family III (similar to Colletotrichum fioriniae PJ7 XP_007598000.1) produces MPALSSAQLMSTTVSQAIAETTSHIFLRNDTDAFGPGVDVVCAWPVSGQYGPGSRILYYVLIAACVFGRKSEWVQNACIAAALLLPAVAALHGIALAAFHRDGAVDMDIYGAFQLCAIGILAAPVTVRLSRTYFYDPARNAIFLWAGLILSGLLSLTVEFYRANPINCSGIYDGAAIPSTIKDFPLDRQPQCGMNCTDSTGPQSPMRGGAANNKYVIPAPDKLTFGTATLLSAACCVHAILWLASMMDKILEINFKSRFGWGLDNDLGINEPIQGTNGATVGKMNRVNETIRFFMSVAIVPVFAAAGFAILVVGETNFFSTQVRYENEPMASIGQWGPIVGTGLAIVGSLYLLLATGMDTNDRGYPPPAEVCQCKCSHHPSPGSMTRRPASQTSSNAVSESPHEAMVEHSRPPMEERFAGAHGPDSTSASSSLHEMESRDGVPPKRYSLATLKRVMTGQTTIASSTAGTVEGGSRHRVAEFLTSVGHTLGTATQDSFDISKFRDGPALEFPEIPGEKERNRDLNRVKEIYSQRIEPDGTLAVHASRSRASSFIGAGPSGHALDGIRTSRDFSPRPELSRSASPALSASGGIRQRASTLPVGERSSYELHPVATLPSGPNGNRGRQRARRDTLEVPSPVHINPYRHHSPPRQETSPGSPSTPHHSSPLANPSIMASGALSEEPGTITPDAATPPTSPPLLNKHTSS; encoded by the exons ATGCCAGCTTTGTCATCCGCCCAACTGATGAGCACCACCGTCAGCCAGGCAATTGCGGAAACAACGAGCCATATTTTCTTACGAAATGATACAGATGCCTTTGGACCTGGGGTAGATGTCGTCTGTGCCTGGCCAGTTTCTGGTCAATACGGGCCAGGCTCTCGAATCTT ATACTACGTCCTCATAGCAGCGTGTGTATTTGGCCGCAAATCAGAATGGGTTCAAAATGCGTGTATTGCCGCCgccttgttgctgccagCGGTAGCTGCCCTTCACGGCATTGCTCTAGCAGCATTCCATCGAGATG GCGctgttgacatggacatctATGGTGCTTTCCAACTTTGCGCAATTGGCATCTTGGCGGCCCCAGTCACTGTCAGACTGTCAAGAACTTACTTTTACGACCCGGCTCGGAATGCCATCTTTCTCTGGGCTGGTCTCATTCTTTCTG GATTGTTAAGCTTAACCGTCGAGTTTTACAGAGCCAACCCCATCAACTGCTCTGGGATTTACGATGGCGCCGCAATTCCATCAACAATCAAAGACTTTCCTTTGGATAGACAGCCCCAATGCGGAATGAACTGCACCGACAGCACCGGACCTCAATCACCAATGCGTGGTGgtgcagccaacaacaaaTATGTGATACCAGCCCCGGACAAGCTCACATTTGGCACAGCAACGCTCCTTAGTGCCGCATGTTGTGTTCATGCTATTCTTTGGTTGGCATCCATGATGGACAAGATTTTGGAAATCAATTTCAAATCGCGGTTTGGATGGGGACTCGATAACGACCTGGGTATCAATGAGCCGATTCAGGGCACTAATGGGGCCACTGTAGGCAAGATGAACCGGGTCAATGAAACCATTCGATTTTTCATGAGCGTAGCAATTGTTCCCGTATTTGCTGCCGCCGGATTTGCAATTTTAGTCGTTGGGGAAACAAATTTCTTCAGCACCCAGGTCAGGTATGAGAATGAGCCCATGGCAAGTATTG GTCAATGGGGTCCTATTGTTGGTACAGggcttgccattgttggctcCTTATATCTGCTTTTGGCTACTGGCATGGACACAAATGACCGTGGCTACCCTCCTCCAGCAGAAGTATGCCAATGCAAATGCTCGCATCACCCTTCACCGGGATCCATGACTCGACggccagcaagccagacCTCAAGCAACGCAGTCTCCGAAAGTCCACATGAAGCCATGGTTGAGCACTCACGACCACCCATGGAGGAAAGATTTGCCGGCGCCCATGGTCCTGATTCGACGAGTGCGTCAAGCTCACTTCACGAGATGGAATCGCGGGATGGTGTGCCCCCAAAGAGATACAGTCTGGCTACGTTGAAACGCGTGATGACTGGGCAAACAACCATAGCAAGCTCAACGGCCGGAACTGTGGAGGGCGGAAGTCGCCACCGAGTAGCAGAGTTTTTGACTTCTGTTGGGCATACCCTAGGCACAGCCACTCAAGACTCATTTGATATATCAAAGTTCAGAGACGGCCCAGCCCTTGAGTTTCCTGAGATTCCaggtgagaaggagagaaatCGCGATCTCAATCGAGTCAAAGAGATTTACAGTCAGCGAATTGAGCCGGATGGCACCCTTGCTGTTCATGCATCTCGATCGAGGGCAAGCAGTTTTATTGGAGCTGGACCGTCTGGGCACGCACTTGATGGCATACGTACATCTAGAGATTTCTCGCCACGACCAGAACTATCCCGATCAGCGTCTCCAGCACTTTCAGCATCTGGGGGTATTCGACAGCGTGCCAGTACGTTACCAGTCGGCGAACGCAGCTCATACGAGCTACATCCCGTGGCAACTCTTCCTTCTGGACCAAACGGAAACAGAGGTAGACAGAGAGCACGTAGGGACACTCTAGAAGTGCCGTCCCCAGTACATATCAACCCTTATCGACACCACTCACCCCCTAGACAAGAGACATCACCAGGgtctccatcaacaccacatcatTCCTCTCCGCTGGCGAATCCATCAATTATGGCAAGCGGCGCCTTAAGCGAGGAGCCAGGTACCATCACACCAGATGCCGCAACACCCCCGACATCGCCACCACTGTTGAACAAACATACTTCTTCATGA
- a CDS encoding esterase (similar to Metarhizium acridum CQMa 102 XP_007815227.1), translated as MANSDAKHEALQPIHPSMAGKLDPVFEKLYNDNVANTPLRPIDLEVLRSKYSVLYSYGTGPAPDVGRIYDSHIPLDDGSDTKLDVRVYEPDTKGPWPVHIDYHGGGWGLGDLDTEAHICRHICKKANVVVIDVAYRLVPEHAFPVGITDSFAALKYIHAHGAEAFNIKPDSISLGGVSAGACIALALAHLARDNKPSPIPLKLVAVGTPVIDDLSQYASAADSPFPSMQENEMAPTLNWGRLAWFDKLKWTSLPSDPEEHKAAREKVGWFANLLKAPNFKGLAKTVIYTAGADPLRDEGERYAQVLVQHGVEVTLKRFPGVPHPFMHMDKDLWQASEFIDKTAREIRLALHD; from the coding sequence ATGGCCAACTCCGACGCCAAGCACGAGGCCTTGCAGCCAATTCACCCCTCCATGGCGGGCAAGCTGGACCCCGTCTTTGAGAAGCTGTACAACGACAACGTCGCCAACACCCCGTTGAGACCAATCGATCTCGAAGTTCTACGATCCAAGTATTCCGTCCTATACAGCTACGGCACCGGACCAGCGCCCGACGTGGGACGCATCTACGATTCTCACATCCCCCTCGACGACGGCAGCGACACAAAGCTCGACGTTCGGGTCTACGAGCCAGATACCAAAGGCCCATGGCCAGTACACATCGACTATCACGGCGGCGGCTGGGGTCTCGGTGACCTCGACACCGAAGCACATATCTGCAGGCATATTTGCAAAAAGGCCAATGTTGTCGTCATTGACGTTGCATACCGTCTGGTTCCAGAGCATGCTTTCCCCGTCGGCATCACAGACAGCTTCGCCGCCCTCAAGTACATCCACGCGCACGGAGCGGAAGcattcaacatcaaacccGACAGCATCTCATTGGGGGGTGTCTCGGCAGGAGCCTGTATTGCGCTGGCGCTCGCCCACCTCGCACGGGACAACAAGCCCAGCCCGATTccgttgaagctggtggcgGTGGGAACTCCCGTCATCGACGACCTGTCGCAGTACGCTTCAGCGGCAGATTCGCCATTCCCCTCGATGCAGGAGAACGAAATGGCGCCCACGCTCAACTGGGGCCGTCTGGCTTGGttcgacaagctcaagtggACGTCTCTGCCGAGCGATCCCGAGGAACACAAGGCTGCTCGTGAGAAGGTCGGCTGGTTCGCCAACCTCTTGAAGGCGCCCAACTTCAAGGGCCTGGCCAAGACGGTTATATACACGGCTGGTGCTGATCCGCTGCGAGACGAAGGCGAGCGGTATGCACAGGTATTGGTGCAGCATGGCGTCGAGGTCACTTTGAAGCGATTCCCGGGTGTGCCACACCCGTTTATGCACATGGACAAGGATCTCTGGCAGGCGAGTGAATTCATTGATAAGACGGCGAGGGAAATCCGTTTGGCTCTTCATGATTGA
- a CDS encoding MFS transporter (similar to Neosartorya fischeri NRRL 181 XP_001257362.1) has product MATSNDADIATTLPLSEKDDAIAMVGEQQHAIDPEVEARVVRKIDLFLIPTMVIGYGLVYYDKAILGSAVLFGMTKDLDLFITNNSTTPPTVDTRRLSWATSLFYFGMLAGLYPMTFALQRFNIGRILGAIVILWGAICMLTAAVTTWQGLYVQRFFLGFVESIIPTGFMCIVTSFYTQSEQTIRQSWWYSSNGSFVLIGGGLNYGFAQITSGALHPWQYIYLLAGALTLLFGCFCFVIPNSPVSAWFLTPQERFTAVERLRHGQTGVRCTKFKMSQVREAVTDVKVWLIALMMASTYTMNGAVSGFGPLIVSTFGWSTLQSILLQFPLGALCVIVIMATGYIGSRFPNTRIIMLILCCLPVIAGCAIIWKSTWTHHAAAPVIGYTITGFFGGTASLTISIGMSNVAGHTKKSFMAATTFVAYCVGNIVGPQLVWSETKKDHYPALWLGLIVCYIICILAAASLYVVLYLGNKKKMAVPEDETERAKLAFQDLTDKENPYFRYVY; this is encoded by the exons atggcaaccaGCAATGATGCCGATATCGCCACCACATTGCCGTTATCTGAAAAAGACGACGCGATAGCAATGGTGGGCGAGCAGCAACATGCCATTGATCCCGAAGTTGAAGCAAGAGTCGTACGCAAAATCGACTTGTTCCTCATCCCGACCATGGTCATCGGAT ATGGCCTCGTCTACTACGACAAAGCAATCCTCGGGTCGGCCGTCCTCTTCGGCATGACCAAAGACCTAgacctcttcatcaccaacaatTCCACAACTCCGCCGACAGTCGACACCCGCCGCCTCAGCTGGGCCACATCCCTCTTCTACTTCGGCATGCTCGCGGGCCTGTATCCCATGACATTCGCCCTCCAGCGCTTCAACATTGGCCGCATCCTCGgagccatcgtcatcctctgGGGAGCGATATGCATGCTCACCGCCGCGGTAACCACCTGGCAGGGCTTATACGTCCAGCGCTTCTTCCTAGGCTTCGTGGAGAGCATCATCCCCACGGGCTTCATGTGCATCGTCACCAGCTTCTACACCCAGTCTGAGCAGACCATCCGCCAGAGCTGGTGGTACAGCAGCAACGGGTCGTTCGTCCTCATCGGCGGAGGACTAAACTACGGTTTCGCACAGATTACGAGCGGTGCCTTACATCCCTGGCAGTACATCTACCTGCTCGCGGGGGCGCTCACCCTCCTCTTCGGATGCTTCTGCTTCGTTATTCCTAATTCCCCTGTTTCGGCGTGGTTTCTCACACCGCAGGAGAGATTCACGGCCGTAGAGAGACTGCGTCACGGGCAAACCGGCGTGCGGTGCACAAAGTTCAAAATGTCACAGGTGAGAGAAGCGGTCACCGATGTCAAAGTGTGGCTTATAgcattgatgatggcatcgacgtACACCATGAACGGGGCAGTCAGCGGTTTCGGCCCTCTCATCGTATCTACATTCGGATGGAGCACTCTCCAGTCTATATTGTTGCAGTTCCCCCTCGGAGCACTAtgtgtcattgtcatcatggcaacAGGCTACATCGGCTCGCGCTTCCCAAACACCCGCATCATCATGCTTATTCTCTGCTGCCTCCCCGTCATTGCAGGTTGCGCAATCATATGGAAGAGTACATGGACACACCACGCCGCCGCCCCCGTCATCGGCTACACAATCACcggcttctttggcggcacCGCCAGtctcaccatctccattgGAATGTCCAACGTCGCAGGCCACACCAAGAAGAGTTTCATGGCTGCCACGACGTTTGTCGCCTACTGCGTGGGCAACATTGTTGGTCCGCAGCTCGTTTGGTCTGAGACGAAGAAGGATCATTATCCTGCGTTGTGGCTGGGCTTGATTGTATG TTACATCATTTGCATTCTTGCTGCGGCGTCGTTGTACGTGGTTTTGTATCTGGGgaataagaagaagatggctgtTCCGGAGGATGAAACGGAGAGAGCGAAGCTTGCTTTCCAGGATTTGACGGACAAGGAGAATCCGTACTTTCGATATGTGTACTAG
- a CDS encoding amidase (similar to Metarhizium robertsii ARSEF 23 XP_011410803.1), which translates to MVPMNVRVVLEERPTESIIPGRTFRKETVPVPSPKDLQDGEILVEVLLISMEPAMRGWLNDTRSYLPPVQIGETMRSFSAACVLASKSTQAQVGDIVVAVSGWTQYAIVPEGKFEPASIFPKYKNIQELLSTYGLTGMTAWAGMTQIGDPKPGETVVVSAAAGATGSIAGQIAKIKGARVIGICGGEKKCRYIREELGFDVALDYKAPDFRDKFLEATKDFIDVCFDNVGFETLDMCLGQANKGARFIQCGMVAKYSTNATDVTLTNYFKVISMRIKTQGFVVTDYADKWSKAREEMAQWVEQGQLKSAVTVVDGGLDVVEEALLKLFSGYNTGKMLVRVKDESEPPAEL; encoded by the exons ATGGTGCCCATGAACGTACGTGTAGTTCTGGAGGAACGGCCGACAGAGAGCATCATCCCGGGACGAACATTTCGCAAAGAGACTGTCCCCGTGCCATCACCAAAGGATTTGCAGGATGGCGAGATCCTCGTCGAGGTTTTGTTGATTTCTATGGAACCAGCAATGAGAGGCTGGTTGAACG ATACAAGATCCTATCTTCCCCCAGTCCAAATTGGCGAAACTATGCGCAGCTTCTCCGCAGCTTGTGTCCTGGCCTCCAAAAGCACACAAGCCCAAGTGGGTGACATCGTGGTAGCAGTAAGCGGCTGGACGCAGTACGCCATCGTCCCCGAAGGCAAATTTGAACCAGCGTCCATTTTCCCTAAATATAAAAACATCCAAGAGCTCCTATCCACTTATGGCTTGACGGGTATGACTGCCTGGGCAGGAATGACACAAATCGGCGACCCGAAGCCGGGCGAGACGGTCGTCGTGTCCGCCGCGGCCGGCGCAACGGGCAGTATTGCGGGACAGATCGCGAAGATTAAGGGTGCGCGCGTGATTGGTATTTGCGGCGGCGAGAAGAAGTGTAGATATATCCGGGAGGAGCTTGGCTTTGACGTGGCCTTGGATTATAAGGCGCCTGATTTCAGGGACAAGTTCCTGGAAGCTACGAAGGACTTTATTGATGTTTGTTTCGATAATG TTGGCTTTGAAACTCTGGACATGTGTCTGGGCCAGGCTAATAAGGGAGCTCGCTTCATCCAGTGTGGCATGGTTGCGAAGTATAGCACCAATGCTACGGATGTGACTTTGACGAACTACTTCAAAGTGATTTCTATGAGGATCAAGACTCAAGGGTTTGTGGTCACGGATTATGCTGATAAGTGGTCAAAGGCgcgggaggagatggcgCAGTGGGTTGAGCAGGGTCAGCTTAAGAGTGCTGTGACTGTTGTCGATGGGGGTTTGGATGTGGTGGAGGAAGCGCTTCTCAAGTTGTTTTCTGGGTATAATACGGGAAAGATGCTTGTCAGGGTTAAGGATGAGTCTGAACCTCCGGCAGAGTTGTGA
- a CDS encoding lipase (similar to microsporum gypseum CBS 118893 XP_003176066.1) has product MKPSTLLAALPAALATTTVFPPPPGYKVSWQSLQLTDDKRLDPFNSSHTRRIMVSKFTPVPSHLCKKTCRVPYMPPTVAKFEDDILTAYLGDAGWPQGLLSTLQLELCCETHPHANTHQKYPKILFGTGLNTTRLTYSAIGQQLSSLGYEIIIMDHPYETDVVQFPNGDIIFGGRIAPDPNNTAALEFGLNARTADVSFVLDTFKICKTVYVGQSFGGASAAAALLNESRIVAGSNLDGALWGPVLQKGVSRPFFTIGAEGHREADKSWDVFYKAMDEKHPDVWVKEIAVKNASHGSFWDTVIMGDMTGLRGKNEALDAFFGKMTGKRAMEVLRAYMGDFIDFTLRGKGEGLLKGPSDKFPDVTFIKE; this is encoded by the coding sequence ATGAAGCCATCTACTCTCCTCGCTGCCCTCCCGGCAGCCCTCGCAACAACAACCGTattcccaccaccaccaggatACAAAGTATCATGGCAGTCCCTCCAACTCACCGACGACAAGCGCCTCGACCCCTTCAACTCCTCCCACACCCGACGCATCATGGTCTCCAAATTCACACCCGTCCCGTCCCACCTCTGCAAGAAGACATGTCGCGTGCCCTACATGCCACCCACGGTAGCCAAGTTCGAAGACGACATCCTAACTGCCTACCTAGGCGACGCGGGCTGGCCGCAGGGACTCCTGTCCACGCTTCAACTAGAGCTATGCTGCGAGACGCACCCGCACGCCAACACGCATCAGAAATATCCCAAGATTTTGTTCGGCACGGGCTTAAACACCACGAGGCTTACATACTCAGCCATTGGCCAGCAGCTATCTAGTCTGGGGTACGagatcatcatcatggaccaCCCGTACGAGACGGACGTGGTTCAATTCCCTAACGGGGACATCATTTTTGGGGGTAGAATTGCGCCTGACCCAAATAACACTGCTGCCTTGGAATTCGGACTCAATGCTCGCACTGCAGACGTCTCTTTCGTTCTGGATACATTCAAGATCTGCAAGACGGTGTATGTGGGCCAGTCATTTGGGGGTGCTTCCGCCGCGGCAGCGTTGTTGAATGAGTCTCGAATCGTGGCTGGTTCAAACTTGGATGGTGCGCTATGGGGACCCGTGCTGCAAAAGGGCGTGAGCAGGCCGTTCTTCACGATTGGTGCTGAGGGACACAGGGAGGCTGATAAGTCGTGGGATGTGTTTTATAAAGCAATGGATGAGAAACATCCCGACGTGTGGGTAAAGGAGATTGCGGTAAAAAATGCTTCGCATGGGAGTTTTTGGGATACCGTCATCATGGGCGACATGACGGGGCTGAGGGGCAAGAATGAGGCTCTGGATGCtttctttggcaagatgactgGAAAGCGGGCGATGGAAGTCTTGAGAGCGTATATGGGCGATTTTATTGACTTCACATTACGTGGGAAAGGGGAGGGTTTGTTGAAGGGCCCGAGTGATAAGTTTCCCGACGTCACATTTATAAAAGAGTAG
- a CDS encoding arsenite efflux transporter ArsB-like (similar to Neosartorya fischeri NRRL 181 XP_001260974.1): protein MDDDVSLDTTKIRDWRSIVTLVVFVLTNINVLFPFHIPFFIPRKVWNGMVDALSFIRIIPPRNSTSQYEADGDNENGKVKPYVRLNFPMNFVTAPLIADLFLLAILAIGRKEVHDGTLGADNISPIDIMAFFITLAYIAISIDASGLIRYLAFKVLQWGGKVGHRLFFFLYSFFFLLGSFIGNDPIILSGTAFLAYMTRVSSNIVHPRAWIHTQFAVANIASAILVSSNPTNLVLAGAFQIRFINYTANMIVPVVVTAVVLFPFLLYIVFANEALIPYSIKMHELPPEARTKKPVNPNIPHARGQMEEEENNASNDEQTKLLSLEEIMNPFLDKGGAAFGAVIMAATLITVLVINAVSTGTEAHPVFWVTLPAAFVMFCWDIGFGWYHREETRQIARRGRLEVENARAERALREAEQARSLDENAINGGAHAYELKEHPSNTAQDKNGSGGVNAAIPSPPAILVSENTDGTAIVTTSSSESVASLPTPIGEDQKGKTMADDEKSTVYQNSKLDRIASASPTPGMFVSSSSGEVDEHRRASRELSFHQADGPANLVSLAKDGFRWCQETFPTAAAVLLHLPFALVPFAFSMFVLVQALVTKGWIPVFAYGWDHWVKKTGTVGAIGGMGFLSVVLCNFAGTNIGTTILLSRVIQTWQKINTVNQTDISDRTFWATVYSMAIGVNYGAFSTAFSASLAGLLWRDILSRKHIHVQGLEFARVNLPIIAIAMIVGCAVLTGQVYIVRSDRPYNHS, encoded by the exons atggatgaCGATGTATCACTGGACACGACCAAAATCCGGGACTGGCGATCCATTGTGACGCTTGTCGTCTTCGTTCTCACGA ATATTAATGTGCTTTTCCCGTTTCACATACCATTTTTCATACCGCGAAAAGTGTGGAATGGGATGGTAGATGCTTTGAGTTTCATCAGAATCATTCCGCCGAGAAACTCTACATCACAGTATGAGGCAGATGGCGATAATGAAAATGGCAAGGTTAAGCCTTACGTCAGGCTGAATTTCCCCATGAACTTTGTTACTGCGCCATTGATAGCGGATCTTTTCTTGCTCGCCATTCTGGCTATCGGACGCAAAGAAGTGCATGATGGCACGCTCGGCGCTGACAATATCTCTCCCATTGATATTATGGCATTCTTTATTACTCTGGCATACATCGCCATTTCTATCGATGCATCTGGATTGATTCGATATCTTGCCTTCAAGGTCCTGCAATGGGGAGGCAAAGTTGGACACCGcctgttcttcttcctctactccttcttcttccttcttggcagctttATCGGGAACGATCCAATTATTCTCTCTGGCACAGCTTTTCTCGCCTACATGACAAGGGTTTCCAGCAACATTGTCCATCCTCGAGCGTGGATTCACACCCAATTTGCGGTAGCAAACATCGCTTCGGCTATTCTTGTATCCTCCAATCCAACAAACTTGGTCCTTGCTGGAGCTTTCCAAATCAGATTCATCAACTACACAGCGAACATGATTGTTCCGGTTGTAGTGACTGCCGTTGTGCTTTTCCCGTTTCTTCTATACATTGTCTTCGCGAACGAGGCCCTCATCCCATACTCAATTAAAATGCACGAATTACCGCCAGAGGCCAGGACCAAGAAACCGGTCAATCCAAATATCCCGCATGCCCGTGGACagatggaagaagaggaaaacAATGCGTCCAATGACGAGCAAACCAAACTGCTTTCACTTGAAGAGATTATGAACCCGTTCTTGGATAAAGGGGGTGCAGCATTTGGTGCTGTCATCATGGCGGCCACTCTTATAACGGTTTTGGTCATCAATGCCGTCAGCACCGGTACGGAGGCTCACCCTGTTTTCTGGGTAACGCTACCCGCCGCGTTCGTGATGTTTTGTTGGGATATTGGCTTTGGTTGGTATCATCGTGAGGAAACAAGACAAATTGCTCGCAGAGGCCGGCTAGAGGTTGAGAATGCACGAGCGGAGAGAGCACTCCGGGAAGCTGAGCAAGCAAGATCTTTGGATGAGAATGCAATCAATGGAGGCGCACATGCGTACGAGCTCAAGGAGCATCCCTCAAACACTGCACAGGATAAGAATGGCTCGGGTGGTGTAAACGCGGCAATTCCCTCGCCGCCCGCAATTCTTGTATCCGAAAACACTGACGGCACAGCGATTGTTACCACATCTTCTTCCGAGTCGGTGGCATCACTGCCAACGCCGATAGGTGAGGATCAAAAAGGGAAGACGATGGCAGACGATGAGAAGTCGACTGTATACCAAAACTCTAAGCTAGACCGTattgcatctgcatctccaactccaGGGATGTTTGTGTCATCTTCTAGCGGCGAAGTTGACGAGCACAGACGTGCATCACGAGAATTGTCATTTCATCAGGCAGATGGCCCCGCAAACCTGGTTTCGCTAGCAAAAGATGGCTTCAGGTGGTGCCAGGAGACATTCCCtacagcagcagcggtgCTCCtgcatttgccatttgcTCTAGTTCCATTTGCATTCTCCATGTTTGTGTTGGTGCAAGCACTGGTAACCAAAGGTTGGATCCCTGTGTTTGCCTACGGTTGGGATCACTGGGTAAAGAAGACTGGAAcagttggtgccattggcggAATGGGATTTCTCTCCGTTGTGCTTTGCAAT TTTGCCGGCACAAACATTGGCACTACGATCTTGCTATCCCGAGTCATTCAAACATGGCAAAAGATCAATACTGtgaaccagacagacatCAGTGACCGCACGTTCTGGGCTACCGTGTACAGCATGGCCATTGGGGTGAATTATGGCGCATTCAGTACGGCGTTCAGCGCGTCGCTGGCCGGACTCCTTTGGAGAGACATCTTGTCTCGCAAGCACATCCACGTGCAAGGACTTGAATTCGCCCGTGTCAACCTCCCAATCATCGCGATTGCCATGATCGTTGGCTGCGCCGTTTTGACCGGTCAAGTGTATATTGTGCGAAGTGATAGACCTTACAATCACAGTTAG
- a CDS encoding NADH(P)-binding domain-containing protein: MKVAIVAVGELARYFVQELLAQSHQVVTISRSKKDYLDTLGVTQHISDYSTSSLTDILHDCDAVICTIRGGVPNFTAVHSAILEACQKSPTCKRFIPSAWAGNLEEFPDEPLEWADELQPMLQALSSQKDVSWSAICPGWYADYVYPAKQRYLGDIGEMWPQNYKDKVFTLYGKGSQLINFTSVRDTARATIMLLAHDRHEWENYTYLSGEQLTWKQLSEFITSRDGEYTVKRKSLATSIKQYIAKESEMSVAVAIFEIWGHSEALAFPWEKVERQRNKFFGGMKFRTVAELADEAAAAPTSFP, encoded by the coding sequence ATGAaagttgccattgttgcagTCGGCGAACTCGCCCGCTACTTCGTCCAAGAGCTCCTCGCCCAAAGCCATCAAGTTGTCACAATCTCCCGCTCCAAAAAGGACTACCTTGATACCCTCGGCGTCACGCAACACATATCCGACTACTCTACCTCCAGCCTCACGGATATTCTCCACGACTGTGATGCCGTTATCTGCACTATCCGCGGTGGTGTTCCCAACTTTACGGCCGTCCACAGCGCCATCCTCGAAGCGTGTCAGAAATCTCCTACATGCAAGCGCTTCATTCCCTCCGCTTGGGCGGGAAACCTGGAGGAATTTCCGGATGAACCTCTCGAGTGGGCGGATGAGCTACAGCCTATGCTTCAGGCTCTTAGTTCCCAGAAGGATGTGAGCTGGAGTGCCATATGCCCCGGGTGGTATGCAGACTATGTATATCCCGCGAAGCAGCGCTACTTGGGTGACATTGGGGAGATGTGGCCTCAGAACTACAAGGACAAGGTGTTTACGCTGTACGGAAAAGGTTCTCAGCTTATCAATTTTACGTCAGTGCGGGATACTGCTCGTGCGACGATTATGCTTCTCGCGCATGATCGTCATGAATGGGAGAACTACACGTATTTGTCTGGCGAGCAGCTCACGTGGAAGCAGCTGAGTGAGTTTATTACCTCACGTGATGGGGAGTACACCGTGAAGAGAAAGTCGCTGGCCACAAGTATCAAGCAGTACATTGCCAAGGAGAGCGAGATGAGTGTTGCTGTGGCGATCTTTGAGATTTGGGGTCATTCGGAGGCACTGGCATTCCCTTGGGAAAAGGTGGAGAGGCAGAGGAACAAGTTCTTTGGGGGTATGAAGTTTCGTACAGTTGCAGAGTTGGCTGATGAGGCGGCTGCGGCACCAACAAGCTTTCCTTGA